Proteins encoded together in one Vanessa cardui chromosome 19, ilVanCard2.1, whole genome shotgun sequence window:
- the LOC124538057 gene encoding uncharacterized protein LOC124538057: MEKLLTFTILLLQCTYISYARISVMYAHEKMSDIVAEKCLTEMFPKGKRIEFQESDEPCIIYCVLRKLGIMNSNGQINIDLYRKRVQQAQLDGRSVPNDNGSACIESAEATQHKQDVCKKAKVFNDCTHLYKILF, from the exons AATTGTTGACATTCACGATCTTGCTGCTCCAGTGTACATACATCAGTTATGCCCGTATATCAGTTATGTACGCACACGAAAAGATGTCGGATATTGTCGCTGAAAAGTGCCTCACCGAAATGTTTCCGAAGGGCAAACGAATCGAATTCCAGGAATCGGACGAGCCTTGTATTATATACTGCGTGTTGAGGAAACTCGGCATTATGAACAGTAATGGACAGATTAATATAGACCTTTACCG GAAACGCGTGCAACAAGCTCAGCTCGACGGTAGAAGCGTACCGAATGATAACGGAAGCGCCTGTATTGAAAGCGCAGAAGCAACGCAGCATAAACAAGACGTCTGTAAGAAGGCAAAAGTGTTTAATGATTGTACACATCtctacaaaatactattttaa